The DNA sequence CGCATCGCTGTTCTTTCTGCCTTTTCGTTTGCGGATTTCACTGGGTTTGCTGGTAGTTTCGCTGATAGTTGCCGTCCTTAACCATACCTTACAGCCTGTCGCGCTGCTGGTGCTGGTAGTGATGGCTGTCGTGGCTTTCTTCTGTTTTCGACGTAAGGAATCGGATGTTCTCGCAAAGGTTGGCGAAGGGTTACTGGTTCTTAGCGCTGGCGCACTGATGCTGCATCTGGTGCCGGGCTTTACTAACCTTATCGTGGTTGCCGGTGCGCAAGCCGGGCCGGAAAGTGCGCCTTTTACTTTCAATTACAATCTCGATAAAGCGCTGGTTCCTTTTCTGCTGCTGGGCTGCCTGCCCGGGCTTTTAAAACGTCCGGCAACGCCGCCACGAAACCGGCTTTGGTGGCTGATTCTGCTGCTTTCGCTACCGCTTTTGTTACTGATTGCCACGCTGGCTGGCGGGCTGCGCGTCGAATTACATTATCCGGAATGGCTGGGTTCTTTTATGCTGGCCAATCTGTTCTTCGTCTCGTTTGCTGAAGAGGCGCTGTTCCGCGGCTGGTTACAGCAACGACTGAGCCAGCGGGTCGGAAACGGCTGGGGCTTGCTTGCCGCATCTGTCCTGTTTGGGCTGGCCCATGCAGCGGGCGGCGTCATGCTGATCTGTTTTGCCACCGTTGCCGGGCTCATTTACGGCCTGGCCTGGCTGTGGAGCGGACGGGTTTGGGTTTCCACGCTGGTGCATTTTGCTTTCAATATGCTGCATCTGCTGTTCTTCACTTATCCCTTGTGGCAACACCCGCCAGGATAACAGAGCATTTTCCCTCCCGGACAGTTATACTGAACACAACCTGTGCCGCGCTGGCGGCACAATCGCTTTAATACCGGAAAGATCCCACGACATGCTGAGTTATCGCCACAGTTTTCACGCCGGCAACCACGCCGACGTTCTCAAACATACCGTTCAGAGCCTGATTATCGACTCGCTTAACGAGAAAGATAAGCCTTACCTTTACCTTGATACCCATGCTGGCGCAGGTCGCTATCAGCTGAGCGGTGAGCATGCCGAACGCACCGGGGAGTATCTGGAAGGGATCGCGCGTATCTGGCAGCAGGACGACTTGCCGGAAGAGCTGAAAAGCTACATTGCCTGCGTTAAGCAGCTGAACCCTAACGGCAAACTGCGCTACTACCCAGGTTCACCGCTGATTGCCCGTCATTTGCTGCGTCCTTACGACAAGCTGAATATGACCGAGCTGCACCCAAGCGACTATCCGCTGCTGCGTAATGAGTTTTCCAAAGACGATCGCGCACGCACCGAGAAAGCAGACGGCTATCTGCAACTGAAATCCAAATTGCCGCCGCTGTCCCGTCGCGGCCTGGTGCTGATCGATCCGCCTTATGAAATCAAAAGCGATTATCAGGCGGTGGTAAAAGGCATTCAGGAAGGCTACAAGCGTTTTGGTACCGGCGTGTTTGCGCTGTGGTATCCGGTTGTGATGCGTCAGCAAATCAAACGCATGTTTTCCGAGCTGGAAGCGACCGGTATTCGTCGTATTCTGCAAATTGAGCTGGCGGTTCGCCCGGACAGCGATCAGCGCGGTATGACCGCTTCCGGCATGGTGGTGATTAACCCACCGTGGAAACTGGAGCAGCAGATGAATAACGTGCTGCCATGGTTGCACAAGCATCTGGTTCCCGCCGGTACTGGCCACACTAAAGTTAGCTGGATTGTGCCGGAATAACCGACGCTTCTCACATACCGGGCAGCCAGCCTTGCTGCCCGGTTGTTTTCCCCGCGGGCTAAACCTCAAACACTGAGAAATCATGCGCCATTTCGGTTGCAGGAAAAATCGCCCGACATTCCGCCAGTAGCCATTCGGTGTCTTCACGCAGATATCGTGAACTCAGATGCGTCACAATCAGCTTTTTCGCACCCGCTTCTTTTGCGGCTTTTGCCGCCTGAACCGTCGAAGAGTGTCCGCGGCTGTTGGCTTTTTCTTCCATCTCTGCCGCAAGCGTCGCCTCATGCACCATCACATCAACGTTAGCTGCCAGCTCGCGTGAAGCGGGTGTTGGGCTGGTATCGCCAAAGATCGCCAGCGTCAGTCCTTTGATTGCCGGGCCAAGGTATTTTCTGCCGTCGACGATCTGCCCGTCTTCCATGGTGACCGTTTTACCCAGTTTAAGCTGCTGGAAAAGCTTGCCCGGCTTGATACCGTCGGCCAGTAACCGCCCGGCATCCAGCGCGCCGGATTTGTCGTGTTCTTCAATACGGTAGCCGTAGCATTCGACCGGATGCGTCAGGGGATAAGCCGTTACGCGAAAATGCTCGTCGTTAAGCACCTCTCCGGCGGTGATTTCCACAATCTCCAGCGGAAACGTCAGCCATGAACCGCTTAAACCCAGGGTGGCTTCAACAAAGGCTTTAATGCCTTTTGGGCCATACAGCGTGATGCCGTCGGTAATGCCATTCATTGAGCGGCTGGTCAGTAAACCCGGCAGCCCAAAAATATGATCGCCATGCAAATGGGTGATGAAGATTTTTTCCAGCTTGCTGACTTTCAGTGGACAGCGCAGCATCTGGTGCTGGGTGCCTTCTCCGCAATCAAACAGCCAGAAGCCGTTATGTACACCTTGCAGGTTCAGCGCAATACTGGTGACGTTACGCAAACGGCTCGGCGTACCGCCGCCGGTACCTAAAAATAGCAGTTCCATTGAGTCTCTCTTTGCGGTTAATGGTCAAAATCTGTAAGTCAATCGGTTAAAAAAGATGCGTAACGGCCCTTTTCACGCAGGCCGCCCTATCACAATCATAGATGCAAACTTTGCGGCAATCAGCCGAGTAACGCTACACTATGGCCAGTTTACTTGACTTGCTTATGGGACACTTCGATGACCAAACATTATGACTACCTGGCTATTGGCGGCGGCAGCGGCGGCATCGCTTCGATTAACCGTGCCGCGATGTACGGACAAAAATGCGCGCTGATTGAAGCGAAAGAGCTGGGCGGCACCTGCGTGAACGTCGGTTGTGTACCGAAAAAAGTGATGTGGCACGCTGCGCAAATCGCAGAAGCGATTCATCAGTACGGCCCGGATTACGGTTTTAACACCACGGTGAACAGCTTTGACTGGTCCACGCTGGTAAAAAACCGCAGCGCCTATATCGACCGTATCCACAGCTCTTACGATAACGTGCTGGGCAAAAACAAAGTCGACGTGATTAAAGGCTATGCCCGCTTTGTTGATGCGCACACTGTTGAAGTGAACGGCGAAAAAATTACGGCGGATCATATTCTGATCGCCACCGGCGGCCGTCCGACCCATCCATCGATCCCTGGTGCGGAATATGGCATTGATTCTGACGGTTTCTTCGATCTGGATGCGCTGCCAAAGCGCACCGCTGTGGTCGGTGCAGGTTATATCGCTGTAGAAATCGCAGGCGTGGTGAATGCGCTGGGTTCAGAAACCCACCTGTTTGTGCGTAAGCATGCGCCGCTGCGTACCTTCGATCCGCTGATCGTCGATACGCTGGTTGAGGTGATGAACGCTGAAGGCCCAACGCTGCATACTGAATCCATTCCAAAAGCGGTTATCAAAAACGCTGACGGCAGCCTGACGCTCCAGCTGGAAAACGGCAAAGAGCAGACGGTAGATTGCCTGGTCTGGGCGATTGGTCGCGAACCGGCAACCGATAATCTGAACCTGAACGTGACCGGCGTTGAGCTGAACGAGAAAGGCTATATCAACGTCGATAAGTATCAGAACACTAACGTGAAAGGGATTTATGCCGTTGGCGATAATACCGGTGCCGTTGAACTGACGCCGGTTGCGGTTGCTGCGGGTCGTCGCCTGTCCGAGCGCCTGTTTAACAACAAGCCGGAAGAGCATCTGGACTACAGCAATGTGCCAACCGTGGTATTCAGCCATCCGCCAATCGGTACCGTTGGCCTGAGCGAACCGCAGGCGCGTGAGCAGTATGGCGATGACGAAGTGAAAGTTTACAAGTCATCCTTTACCGCGATGTATACCGCCGTGACTCAACATCGTCAGCCTTGCCGTATGAAGCTGGTCTGTGTGGGCAAAGATGAGAAAATCGTCGGTATCCACGGCATCGGTTATGGCATGGACGAAATGCTCCAGGGCTTTGCGGTGGCGTTGAAAATGGGCGCAACCAAGAAAGACTTCGACAATACCGTCGCCATTCACCCAACTGGCGCGGAAGAGTTTGTCACGATGCGTTAATCCTGAGAGCCCTTTCCTGGCTTTCTGATTCATCAAAAACTGGCTGTTACAGGCCAGTTTTTTTGTATCTGTCATACCTTTAAAGCAAATTTTTGTTCTGATTTACCGTGCTGAACCTGAGGCGTCGCCGGTTCAGCTTTTCCTGAGAAAAGCAGCCATCAAAAAGCGATTAACTTCATTCAGAACTTTATCTGGAGTGGTAAAGCACGGCCGAAACGGGACGTCGCCTGGGGCGTGGAGTAAAAGTAGCCCGTAGCAGGCAATAAGTTAAGTTTTAACCTGCACAAGCCATGACGGCATAAAGCCAGCGTCGTAAGTTGGGCATCCAACAAATCGGCGTGCGCTATGCAGTGATGGCTTTTAACTTCCGTATACAGCGACTACAAATTACCCTGCAATGCTTTCAGGTAGCAGAAATTAATAAAACGCGGTTCAGCATCAGAATGAATATAGCGTAGCCGGCCATTATCAGATTTTAATAACAGTTGAAATGACATCGCCGGAAAACCATTAAAGACCATACTCAGCGCCATCACCGCGCCCTCTTTCTCCAGCTTTCTTTCAGAAACGATCACCTGACTCATTCGCCAGCGCTGAGCGAGATCCGATTTAATATGGTTAATCTGATCCGCAGGGTTTTTCGCCTCCAGCGTCTGATTGTAGCGTCCATAAATTGTGCGATAGGCACGCTGTTTAATCGAACTGGCATCAGGCGATTGCAGTTGTTTGTCCAGGCCAATCTCACAACGCAGCTGATAATTATTGGCAAAATAGATCGGTTTACCCACCTGGCTAATTAAGCTGGTAATAATGAAATCAACCGCCAGCGTTTTTGAGGTCGCCAGGTTAGTTTCCTGACCCTTTTCACTCTGCCAGATATCTGGCCCTACACGCGTTAATACCATCAACGCGGGATCCTGAGTACTGAGGCGGGCCACGATCGGCGGCACACTAATATAGCCATTAGGCAGGGGAACCGGCACGCTTAACGCTTGCGGCGTCGGATCCGGTGCGCTGCCGTTTAACGGTACCCGCCATATTTTAATTAACGGTGGATTTTCAGCGGGATGACCACCTTCTACCCGCTTAAGATCCTCTGCCGACCAGGCAAGGCCGACCAGTGCCGTCCCCTCTTTTTTCCCCAGTCGTATTAGCGATAAAGGTTCATCTGTCTCCCTGGCACTCAGCGAAAACCGCTGAATAGCATTAGCAGGATTATTACCCAACGGCTGACGCGCGACGGCTACCCGGATTGAGTAATCTTTCCCACTATTATCCCTGATGAATTGTTTACCGCCGGGAGATACCTGCACGCCACGGGCAAAGGTCCAGGCGTGGGTGACTTTATTAGAAAAATCCCGTTCGAGCAGCATATCATGCGGCAGAAAACGGTACTGATTATGCACCGCGGTTAGCGGGCCATTAAGCGCATAATCCGGCATAGCGTCTTCGCTCCC is a window from the Pantoea sp. CCBC3-3-1 genome containing:
- a CDS encoding 23S rRNA (adenine(2030)-N(6))-methyltransferase RlmJ, with protein sequence MLSYRHSFHAGNHADVLKHTVQSLIIDSLNEKDKPYLYLDTHAGAGRYQLSGEHAERTGEYLEGIARIWQQDDLPEELKSYIACVKQLNPNGKLRYYPGSPLIARHLLRPYDKLNMTELHPSDYPLLRNEFSKDDRARTEKADGYLQLKSKLPPLSRRGLVLIDPPYEIKSDYQAVVKGIQEGYKRFGTGVFALWYPVVMRQQIKRMFSELEATGIRRILQIELAVRPDSDQRGMTASGMVVINPPWKLEQQMNNVLPWLHKHLVPAGTGHTKVSWIVPE
- a CDS encoding CPBP family intramembrane glutamic endopeptidase; this encodes MWYLLAASLFFLPFRLRISLGLLVVSLIVAVLNHTLQPVALLVLVVMAVVAFFCFRRKESDVLAKVGEGLLVLSAGALMLHLVPGFTNLIVVAGAQAGPESAPFTFNYNLDKALVPFLLLGCLPGLLKRPATPPRNRLWWLILLLSLPLLLLIATLAGGLRVELHYPEWLGSFMLANLFFVSFAEEALFRGWLQQRLSQRVGNGWGLLAASVLFGLAHAAGGVMLICFATVAGLIYGLAWLWSGRVWVSTLVHFAFNMLHLLFFTYPLWQHPPG
- the rnz gene encoding ribonuclease Z: MELLFLGTGGGTPSRLRNVTSIALNLQGVHNGFWLFDCGEGTQHQMLRCPLKVSKLEKIFITHLHGDHIFGLPGLLTSRSMNGITDGITLYGPKGIKAFVEATLGLSGSWLTFPLEIVEITAGEVLNDEHFRVTAYPLTHPVECYGYRIEEHDKSGALDAGRLLADGIKPGKLFQQLKLGKTVTMEDGQIVDGRKYLGPAIKGLTLAIFGDTSPTPASRELAANVDVMVHEATLAAEMEEKANSRGHSSTVQAAKAAKEAGAKKLIVTHLSSRYLREDTEWLLAECRAIFPATEMAHDFSVFEV
- the gorA gene encoding glutathione-disulfide reductase; amino-acid sequence: MTKHYDYLAIGGGSGGIASINRAAMYGQKCALIEAKELGGTCVNVGCVPKKVMWHAAQIAEAIHQYGPDYGFNTTVNSFDWSTLVKNRSAYIDRIHSSYDNVLGKNKVDVIKGYARFVDAHTVEVNGEKITADHILIATGGRPTHPSIPGAEYGIDSDGFFDLDALPKRTAVVGAGYIAVEIAGVVNALGSETHLFVRKHAPLRTFDPLIVDTLVEVMNAEGPTLHTESIPKAVIKNADGSLTLQLENGKEQTVDCLVWAIGREPATDNLNLNVTGVELNEKGYINVDKYQNTNVKGIYAVGDNTGAVELTPVAVAAGRRLSERLFNNKPEEHLDYSNVPTVVFSHPPIGTVGLSEPQAREQYGDDEVKVYKSSFTAMYTAVTQHRQPCRMKLVCVGKDEKIVGIHGIGYGMDEMLQGFAVALKMGATKKDFDNTVAIHPTGAEEFVTMR